The Cellulomonas sp. S1-8 genomic sequence CAGCTGCTGTCCCACTGGGTCGGCTCGCTGCGCTGAGCACCGCCCCGCACCGGCCCCGGGCCGGTGCGGACCCCACCCGGAGAGGACCCATGACTTCCACGCGTGAGCCCAGGCTCGAGCTGCTGCCCGCCGTCGACGTCGCAGGCGGCCAGGCCGTGCGTCTCGTGCAGGGCGAGGCCGGCACCGAGACAGCCTACGGGGACCCGCTGGCCGCCGCGCTCGACTGGTACGCCGGGGGCGCGGAGTGGATCCACCTCGTCGACCTCGACGCGGCCTTCGGGCGTGGCACGAACGCGGTCCTGCTCGGCAAGGTCGCCGCGGACCTGGCGGCCAAGGGCGTCAAGGTCGAGCTGTCAGGCGGCATCCGTGACGACGAGTCGCTCGCGCGCGCCCTGGCGACCGGGGCGACGCGCGTCAACCTCGGCACGGCGGCCCTCGAGGACCCCGAGTGGACGGCCCGCGTCATCGCGTCGCACGGCGAGCAGGTCGCGGTGGGGCTCGACGTGCGCGGGACGACGCTCGCGGCGCGCGGCTGGACGCAGGAGGGCGGGGACCTGTGGGAGGTCCTCGCGCGCCTCGACGACGCGGGCTGCTCGCGCTACGTCGTCACCGACGTCACCAAGGACGGCACGCTGCGCGGACCCAACCTGGACCTGCTGCGCGAGGTGTGTGCGCGCACGTCGGCGCCCGTCGTCGCGTCCGGGGGCGTGTCCAGCCTGGACGACGTGCGCGCGCTGCGCACGCTCGTGGCCGTCGGCGTCGAGGGTGCGATCGTCGGCAAGGCCCTGTACGCGGGGGCGTTCACGCTGCCGCAGGCCCTGGACGTCGCCGGCCGCCCGTGACGGGCCGCGAGC encodes the following:
- the priA gene encoding bifunctional 1-(5-phosphoribosyl)-5-((5-phosphoribosylamino)methylideneamino)imidazole-4-carboxamide isomerase/phosphoribosylanthranilate isomerase PriA, which translates into the protein MTSTREPRLELLPAVDVAGGQAVRLVQGEAGTETAYGDPLAAALDWYAGGAEWIHLVDLDAAFGRGTNAVLLGKVAADLAAKGVKVELSGGIRDDESLARALATGATRVNLGTAALEDPEWTARVIASHGEQVAVGLDVRGTTLAARGWTQEGGDLWEVLARLDDAGCSRYVVTDVTKDGTLRGPNLDLLREVCARTSAPVVASGGVSSLDDVRALRTLVAVGVEGAIVGKALYAGAFTLPQALDVAGRP